A genomic window from Aestuariirhabdus litorea includes:
- a CDS encoding Nudix family hydrolase, whose product MKRVHVVVGVLVNGAGELLISRRDQAAHLGGFWEFPGGKVDAGETPLQALARELDEELGVTPLHMRPLISLQHSYPDRHIQLEAFCIERFKGIPRGREGQPLRWVRPEQLKDYPFPEANRALNLALTLPPGYLITGPFASRTQLLERLERALERGLRLVQWRAPWLDPHDYHALIAPLAERCARAGARLLLKGEPSLLAHYPQCGLHLSAAQLSDEAVALWAQGRDRQQLLGASCHDAAELERAATLGVDFVTLSPVKPTRSHPGQAGLGWSASGALAEQATMPVYLLGGMAGADLERARALGGQGIAAISAFWG is encoded by the coding sequence GTGAAACGGGTTCATGTGGTGGTCGGTGTGCTGGTCAACGGGGCCGGTGAGCTATTGATCAGCCGCCGCGATCAGGCGGCCCACCTGGGCGGCTTCTGGGAGTTCCCGGGGGGCAAAGTGGATGCCGGCGAAACGCCGCTTCAGGCTCTGGCGCGGGAGCTGGACGAGGAGTTAGGGGTTACCCCCCTGCACATGCGCCCCCTCATCAGTTTGCAACACTCTTACCCTGACCGTCATATCCAGCTGGAGGCGTTCTGTATCGAGCGCTTTAAAGGGATACCCCGGGGGCGCGAGGGGCAACCTCTGCGCTGGGTTCGACCCGAACAGCTTAAGGATTACCCCTTTCCCGAGGCGAATCGCGCCCTCAACCTCGCCCTTACCCTGCCGCCCGGCTATCTCATCACCGGCCCCTTTGCGAGCCGGACTCAGTTGCTGGAACGTCTCGAGCGTGCTCTTGAGCGCGGCCTGCGCCTGGTGCAGTGGCGTGCCCCCTGGCTTGACCCACATGATTACCATGCTTTGATCGCGCCCCTGGCGGAGCGTTGCGCGCGCGCGGGTGCCCGTTTGCTACTCAAAGGTGAGCCCTCACTACTGGCGCACTACCCGCAGTGCGGCTTGCACCTCAGTGCCGCGCAGTTGTCGGATGAAGCGGTGGCCCTCTGGGCGCAGGGGCGCGACCGCCAGCAACTACTGGGCGCATCCTGCCATGATGCGGCGGAGCTGGAGCGGGCCGCTACCCTTGGGGTGGACTTTGTAACCCTCTCTCCGGTTAAACCCACCCGCTCACACCCGGGGCAGGCGGGGCTTGGCTGGTCGGCGAGCGGCGCACTGGCAGAGCAGGCGACTATGCCGGTCTATCTGCTCGGTGGGATGGCGGGGGCGGACCTCGAGCGGGCGCGAGCTCTGGGGGGGCAGGGTATTGCCGCGATCTCTGCGTTCTGGGGGTAG
- the argJ gene encoding bifunctional glutamate N-acetyltransferase/amino-acid acetyltransferase ArgJ → MAVRLPELPLMHPIKGVEVGTCSAGIKTPGRKDLVIFKLSENSSVAGVFTRNAFCAAPVQIARAHLANGPRYLLINTGNANAGTGPSGHTDALACCEALAREAGVEVGQVLPFSTGVIGEPLPVQRIIPALPAALAALREAGWPEAASGIMTTDTLPKGASLAFDVDGVTYRITGISKGAGMIKPDMATMLGFVATDAAVAPEVLQQLLSIVSNRSFNRITIDGDTSTNDSCILMASGAAGNPPLERAEGALYEALLEALTRVFQQLAQAIVRDGEGATKFVTVRVEQAATAQEALDVAYTIAHSPLVKTALFASDPNWGRVLAAVGRAGLENLDVSRIQIWLDEVQIVTDGGRSSSYRESDGQRVMDQEEILIRVDLGRGNACEQIWTTDLSHEYVRINAEYRS, encoded by the coding sequence ATGGCTGTCAGACTGCCTGAGCTGCCGTTGATGCACCCCATCAAAGGGGTGGAGGTGGGAACCTGTAGCGCGGGGATAAAGACCCCCGGTCGCAAGGACCTGGTGATTTTCAAACTGAGTGAAAACAGCTCGGTCGCGGGTGTCTTTACCCGTAATGCTTTCTGTGCCGCGCCGGTCCAGATTGCGCGTGCCCACCTCGCCAATGGCCCCCGTTATCTGTTGATCAATACCGGTAATGCCAACGCTGGAACTGGCCCCAGCGGCCATACCGATGCCCTGGCCTGTTGCGAGGCGTTGGCTCGTGAAGCGGGCGTGGAGGTTGGCCAGGTGTTGCCCTTCTCCACCGGGGTAATCGGAGAGCCCCTGCCGGTGCAGCGTATTATCCCTGCGTTGCCGGCGGCCCTTGCTGCCCTGCGCGAGGCGGGCTGGCCCGAAGCCGCCAGCGGCATCATGACCACCGATACCCTGCCCAAGGGGGCGAGTCTGGCCTTTGACGTCGATGGGGTGACCTACCGGATCACCGGCATCTCCAAGGGCGCCGGCATGATCAAGCCTGATATGGCGACCATGCTTGGCTTTGTGGCGACTGATGCGGCGGTGGCTCCTGAAGTGCTTCAACAGCTGTTGTCGATCGTCAGCAACCGCTCCTTCAACCGCATTACCATCGATGGTGATACCTCGACCAACGACAGCTGCATCCTGATGGCCTCGGGGGCGGCGGGTAATCCGCCACTGGAGCGGGCCGAGGGGGCGCTCTATGAAGCCCTGCTGGAGGCCCTGACCCGGGTGTTCCAGCAGTTGGCGCAGGCGATTGTTCGCGATGGAGAGGGGGCGACCAAATTTGTAACGGTCCGGGTTGAGCAGGCGGCCACCGCTCAGGAGGCGCTGGATGTCGCCTACACCATCGCCCACTCTCCATTGGTCAAGACCGCCCTGTTCGCCAGCGATCCCAACTGGGGGCGAGTACTGGCGGCGGTTGGCCGCGCCGGGCTTGAGAACCTGGATGTGAGCCGTATCCAGATCTGGCTGGATGAGGTGCAGATCGTCACCGACGGGGGGCGGTCCTCCTCTTATCGGGAGTCGGATGGGCAGCGGGTCATGGACCAGGAGGAGATCCTGATCCGGGTGGATCTGGGGCGCGGCAACGCTTGCGAGCAGATCTGGACCACCGACCTCTCCCACGAATACGTGCGTATCAACGCTGAGTACCGCAGCTAA
- the secA gene encoding preprotein translocase subunit SecA has product MFSPILKKVFGSRNDRQLKRMGKIVKTINSFEAEFEQLSDEALAAKTEEFKQRVADGSTLDQLMPEAFAVVREAGKRVMGMRHFDVQMIGGITLHEGRIAEMRTGEGKTLVATLPVYLNAISGEGVHVVTVNDYLARRDANWMRPLYEFLGLSVGVVVPNQDPFEKRAAYQADITYGTNNEFGFDYLRDNMAFSSEDRMQRGLNFAVVDEVDSILIDEARTPLIISGAAEDSSELYKRINKLVPNLTRQEELEGDYTVDEKTRQVELTEQGHQHVEEMLSEAGLLAEGESLYASNNLSLLHHVNAALKAHVVFHKNVEYIVQQNQVLLVDEHTGRTMPGRRLSEGLHQALEAKEGLPIQAESQTMASTTFQNYFRLYNTLSGMTGTADTEAFEFRQIYGLDVVVIPTNKPMLRADHNDLVYLSIPEKYDAVIEDIKQTVEQGRPVLVGTASIESSELVSGALNKAKIPHKVLNAKYHEQEAEIIAQAGKPGAVTIATNMAGRGTDIMLGGNWEAEIAKLENPTEQQVEKIKADWQQAHQDVLDAGGLHIIGTERHESRRIDNQLRGRAGRQGDPGSSRFYLSLEDNLMRIFASDRVKNFMKALGMEKGEAIEHRMVSNAIEKAQRKVEGRNFDIRKQLLEYDDVANDQRKVVYEQRNELMDTEDVSETVNAIREEVVNELVSQYIPPQSLEEVWDIKGLEEQLAAEFNERMPLQQWLDEDDSLHEETLRAKILEQIVASYQAKEALAGAEALRMFEKQMLLRVLDDKWKEHLATMDHLRQGIHLRGYAQKNPKQEYKREAFELFQQLLENIKHETIRILCHVQVRQDDNTEELERQRREEAARRMQYQHEQANAMAQEEPQEDNATPYTREGRKVGRNEPCPCGSGKKYKQCHGKIA; this is encoded by the coding sequence ATGTTTTCGCCAATACTCAAAAAAGTTTTTGGAAGTCGTAATGATCGTCAGTTGAAGCGTATGGGCAAGATCGTCAAGACGATCAACAGCTTTGAGGCCGAGTTTGAGCAACTGAGCGATGAAGCGCTGGCGGCGAAGACGGAAGAGTTCAAGCAGCGTGTGGCCGATGGCAGCACTCTGGACCAGCTAATGCCCGAAGCCTTTGCTGTGGTTCGGGAAGCGGGCAAGCGGGTGATGGGGATGCGGCACTTTGATGTGCAGATGATCGGTGGTATCACGCTGCACGAAGGGCGCATCGCTGAGATGCGTACCGGTGAGGGTAAAACCCTGGTGGCGACCCTGCCAGTGTACCTTAATGCCATCAGTGGCGAGGGCGTTCATGTCGTGACCGTGAACGACTATCTGGCGCGCCGGGATGCCAACTGGATGCGTCCCCTCTACGAGTTCCTTGGCCTGAGTGTCGGGGTGGTTGTACCCAACCAGGATCCCTTTGAGAAGCGGGCTGCGTACCAGGCGGATATTACCTACGGAACCAATAACGAATTTGGCTTTGACTACCTGCGGGACAACATGGCCTTCAGTTCCGAAGACCGGATGCAGCGGGGGTTGAACTTTGCGGTGGTGGACGAGGTTGACTCGATCCTGATTGATGAGGCCAGAACACCGCTGATCATCTCTGGTGCCGCAGAAGACAGTTCGGAACTTTATAAGCGAATTAATAAGCTGGTACCGAACCTGACCCGGCAGGAGGAGCTCGAAGGCGATTACACCGTCGACGAGAAAACCCGCCAGGTCGAGCTGACCGAGCAGGGTCACCAGCACGTTGAGGAGATGCTCTCCGAAGCGGGTTTGTTGGCGGAAGGCGAGAGCCTTTATGCCTCCAACAACCTGTCGCTGCTTCACCATGTAAACGCTGCACTTAAGGCGCACGTGGTCTTCCATAAAAACGTCGAATATATCGTGCAGCAGAACCAGGTGTTACTGGTGGATGAGCACACCGGGCGTACCATGCCGGGGCGTCGTCTTTCGGAGGGTCTGCACCAGGCTCTTGAGGCCAAGGAGGGGCTTCCCATTCAGGCTGAAAGCCAGACCATGGCGTCCACCACCTTCCAGAACTACTTCCGTCTCTACAATACCCTCTCAGGTATGACGGGTACGGCCGACACCGAGGCCTTCGAGTTCCGCCAGATCTATGGGCTGGATGTGGTAGTGATTCCTACCAACAAACCGATGTTACGGGCCGATCACAACGATCTGGTCTACCTCTCGATTCCCGAGAAGTACGATGCCGTCATTGAGGATATCAAGCAAACCGTTGAGCAGGGGCGCCCTGTGCTGGTGGGTACGGCCTCCATTGAGTCATCCGAGCTGGTATCGGGGGCCCTTAACAAGGCCAAGATCCCTCACAAGGTGCTCAACGCCAAGTACCACGAGCAGGAGGCCGAGATCATTGCCCAGGCCGGTAAGCCGGGAGCGGTGACCATTGCCACCAACATGGCGGGCCGGGGAACCGACATCATGCTGGGGGGCAACTGGGAGGCGGAGATTGCCAAGCTCGAGAACCCCACCGAGCAGCAGGTCGAAAAGATCAAGGCGGACTGGCAACAGGCCCACCAGGATGTACTGGATGCCGGTGGTTTGCACATCATTGGTACCGAGCGTCATGAGTCGCGTCGTATCGATAACCAGCTACGGGGACGCGCCGGTCGCCAGGGAGACCCGGGCTCCAGTCGCTTCTACCTCTCCCTGGAAGATAACCTGATGCGTATCTTCGCCTCCGATCGCGTGAAAAACTTCATGAAAGCGTTGGGGATGGAGAAGGGTGAGGCGATTGAGCACCGCATGGTGAGCAACGCGATCGAGAAAGCCCAGCGCAAGGTTGAGGGGCGTAACTTTGATATCCGTAAGCAGCTGCTCGAATACGATGATGTCGCCAACGACCAGCGTAAGGTGGTCTACGAGCAACGCAACGAGTTGATGGATACCGAGGATGTATCGGAAACCGTTAATGCCATCCGTGAAGAGGTAGTGAACGAGCTGGTGAGCCAGTATATCCCCCCGCAATCCCTGGAGGAGGTGTGGGATATCAAGGGGCTGGAAGAGCAGCTGGCGGCGGAGTTCAACGAGCGGATGCCGTTGCAGCAGTGGCTGGATGAGGATGACTCGCTCCACGAAGAGACCCTGCGCGCCAAGATCCTTGAGCAGATCGTAGCCAGTTACCAGGCCAAGGAAGCGCTGGCGGGTGCCGAGGCGCTGCGGATGTTTGAAAAGCAGATGTTGCTGCGAGTGCTGGACGATAAGTGGAAGGAGCACCTGGCCACCATGGATCACCTTCGCCAGGGGATTCATCTGCGGGGGTATGCGCAAAAGAACCCGAAGCAGGAGTACAAGCGCGAAGCCTTTGAGCTGTTCCAGCAGCTGTTGGAGAACATCAAGCACGAGACCATTCGTATCCTGTGCCATGTGCAGGTTCGCCAGGACGATAACACCGAGGAGCTGGAGCGCCAGCGCCGGGAGGAGGCTGCGCGTCGTATGCAGTATCAGCACGAGCAGGCCAATGCCATGGCGCAGGAGGAGCCTCAAGAGGACAATGCCACACCTTACACCCGTGAGGGACGCAAGGTCGGTCGCAATGAGCCTTGCCCCTGTGGTTCCGGTAAGAAGTACAAGCAGTGCCATGGCAAAATTGCCTGA
- a CDS encoding M23 family metallopeptidase, protein MNIIIVRNSRSQARSLKLSGRGLVCALFAALLLAATLSGYGTYKYLTDDADGLFTRETMATWRTQLEEQRLELQQVKEHSMAEVDALSLRVAQLQSRLLRLDALGERMTTMAKLDKGEFDFSAPPALGGPESSELGEAYQQPRFADVIDELTQRIESREAQLEVLETLMGKRRLQDDVFIAGRPVKKGWMSSRFGRRTDPINGRLAMHQGVDFAGKKGSDVITVASGVVTWSGKRSGYGLLVEINHGSGYVTRYGHNESSLVKVGDLVKKGQTIALMGSSGRSTGPHVHFEVFRNGRPVDPAKYIYRASR, encoded by the coding sequence ATGAATATCATAATTGTTCGAAACAGCCGCAGTCAGGCTCGCTCACTGAAACTCAGTGGCCGCGGTCTGGTTTGTGCCCTGTTTGCTGCCCTACTGCTGGCCGCTACCCTGAGTGGGTATGGCACCTATAAGTACCTGACCGACGATGCCGATGGCCTGTTTACCCGTGAGACCATGGCCACCTGGCGCACCCAGCTGGAGGAGCAGCGCCTCGAACTCCAGCAGGTTAAAGAGCATTCAATGGCCGAGGTGGATGCGTTATCGCTGCGTGTTGCGCAGTTGCAGAGCCGCCTGTTGCGCCTCGACGCCCTGGGCGAGCGAATGACCACCATGGCCAAGCTCGACAAGGGCGAGTTTGACTTCAGCGCTCCGCCAGCCCTCGGTGGACCCGAATCCTCAGAGCTGGGTGAGGCTTACCAGCAGCCCCGCTTTGCTGATGTGATTGACGAGTTGACGCAGCGTATCGAGTCCCGGGAAGCCCAGCTCGAAGTGCTGGAAACCCTGATGGGTAAACGGCGTTTGCAGGATGATGTCTTTATCGCCGGAAGGCCGGTCAAGAAAGGCTGGATGTCCTCCCGCTTTGGGCGTCGTACTGATCCCATCAATGGTCGCCTGGCTATGCACCAGGGCGTCGATTTTGCCGGCAAGAAGGGGTCGGATGTCATCACCGTTGCCTCTGGCGTTGTGACCTGGTCGGGCAAGCGCTCCGGCTATGGGTTGCTGGTGGAGATCAATCATGGCAGTGGTTACGTGACACGATACGGTCATAACGAATCCAGTCTTGTTAAGGTTGGAGACTTGGTCAAGAAGGGGCAAACCATCGCCTTGATGGGGAGTAGTGGCCGCTCCACGGGGCCCCATGTCCACTTCGAGGTCTTTCGGAATGGGCGTCCGGTTGATCCGGCCAAGTACATCTATCGCGCCAGCCGTTGA
- the lpxC gene encoding UDP-3-O-acyl-N-acetylglucosamine deacetylase: MIRQRTLKNIIRATGVGLHSGEKVYLTLKPAPVGTGIVFCRTDLDPVVEIPARAENVGETLLCTTLMNADGVRVDTVEHLLSAMAGLGIDNAYIEVSAHEVPIMDGSAGPFVFLLQSAGIEEQEAPKEFIRIKREVSVVEDDKRATFLPFDGFKVSFGIDFDHPVFKGRTQEASVDFSSTSFVKEVSRARTFGFMRDIEYLRSKNLALGGSVDNAIVVDEFRILNEDGLRYEDEFVKHKMLDAIGDLYLLGNSLIGEFKGYKSGHALNNKLICELLANEDAWEVVTFDDAETAPISYMKPAAAV, from the coding sequence ATGATTAGACAAAGAACGTTAAAGAATATTATCCGGGCAACAGGGGTGGGTTTGCACTCAGGTGAGAAGGTTTACCTGACGCTGAAGCCAGCTCCTGTGGGAACGGGTATTGTTTTTTGTCGTACCGATCTGGATCCAGTGGTGGAGATTCCTGCCCGGGCGGAAAATGTGGGTGAGACACTCCTGTGTACCACGCTCATGAATGCCGATGGGGTGCGAGTCGATACGGTGGAGCATCTGCTATCTGCGATGGCCGGGTTGGGTATCGATAATGCCTATATTGAGGTCAGTGCCCATGAGGTTCCGATCATGGATGGCAGCGCGGGTCCCTTTGTGTTCCTGTTGCAGTCGGCTGGGATCGAAGAGCAGGAGGCACCCAAGGAGTTTATTCGAATCAAGCGTGAGGTCTCTGTTGTAGAGGATGACAAGCGAGCCACTTTTCTCCCTTTCGATGGCTTTAAGGTCTCCTTCGGTATCGACTTCGATCACCCTGTCTTCAAGGGGCGCACCCAGGAAGCCAGTGTTGATTTCTCCAGCACCTCTTTTGTCAAAGAGGTGAGCCGAGCCCGAACCTTTGGTTTTATGCGTGATATCGAATACCTGCGTTCAAAGAACCTGGCTTTGGGGGGTAGTGTGGATAACGCTATCGTGGTTGATGAGTTCCGCATTCTCAACGAGGACGGCCTGCGTTACGAGGATGAGTTCGTCAAGCACAAGATGCTGGATGCAATCGGCGACCTTTACCTGTTGGGAAATAGTTTGATTGGCGAGTTTAAGGGGTATAAATCCGGTCATGCCCTGAACAACAAGCTGATCTGCGAACTGTTGGCCAACGAGGATGCCTGGGAAGTTGTCACCTTCGATGATGCCGAAACCGCACCCATCTCTTATATGAAGCCGGCCGCAGCGGTCTGA
- the ftsZ gene encoding cell division protein FtsZ has product MFELVDNVPQNAVIKVIGVGGGGGNAVGHMLSRNVDGVDFVCANTDAQALKDLSGKTVLQLGTGVTKGLGAGANPEIGREAALEDRDRIAEVLSGADMVFITAGMGGGTGTGAAPVVAQVAKEMGILTVAVVTRPFPFEGRKRMTIADAGIKELAENVDSLITIPNEKLLPVLGKDASLLAAFGAANDVLLGAVQGIADLIIRPGMINVDFADVRTVMSEMGMAMMGTGVASGENRAVEAAEAAIRSPLLEDVDLQGARGILVNITAGVDLGLGEFSDVGNTIEAFASENATVIMGTVIDPEMEDELKVTVVATGLGAAVERPVKVVDNTRKDGSVDYQKLDRPTVMRNQALVNGANAVKAEHMQSENMDYLDIPAFLRRQAD; this is encoded by the coding sequence ATGTTTGAACTCGTGGATAACGTACCTCAGAATGCAGTCATTAAGGTGATCGGCGTAGGTGGTGGCGGTGGTAACGCTGTTGGCCACATGCTGTCCAGAAATGTGGATGGCGTCGATTTTGTTTGTGCAAACACTGATGCGCAGGCGCTGAAGGATCTTTCTGGGAAGACGGTACTGCAGCTCGGCACCGGTGTAACCAAGGGCTTGGGCGCCGGTGCTAACCCGGAGATTGGCCGTGAGGCTGCGCTGGAAGATCGTGACCGCATTGCCGAAGTGCTTAGTGGCGCCGATATGGTGTTCATCACTGCGGGGATGGGTGGCGGTACCGGAACCGGTGCGGCTCCCGTGGTTGCCCAGGTGGCCAAGGAGATGGGGATTCTGACCGTGGCTGTGGTCACGCGACCTTTCCCCTTTGAGGGCCGCAAGCGGATGACCATTGCCGATGCCGGTATCAAGGAGCTGGCGGAGAACGTCGACTCACTGATCACCATTCCCAACGAAAAGCTGTTACCAGTGCTGGGTAAAGACGCCAGCCTGCTCGCAGCCTTTGGTGCGGCCAACGATGTATTGCTCGGAGCTGTGCAGGGGATCGCAGACTTAATCATCCGTCCCGGTATGATTAACGTCGACTTTGCCGACGTCAGAACGGTGATGTCTGAAATGGGCATGGCCATGATGGGAACCGGTGTTGCTTCCGGCGAGAATCGGGCGGTCGAGGCGGCTGAAGCGGCTATTCGCAGTCCTCTGCTGGAGGATGTCGATCTTCAGGGGGCCCGGGGTATCCTGGTCAACATCACCGCCGGCGTGGACCTGGGGCTGGGCGAGTTCTCCGATGTGGGTAACACCATTGAAGCTTTCGCTTCCGAGAATGCGACCGTCATTATGGGTACCGTGATCGATCCCGAGATGGAGGATGAGTTGAAGGTGACCGTGGTAGCTACCGGTTTGGGAGCTGCAGTTGAGCGTCCCGTCAAAGTAGTCGACAACACCCGTAAGGACGGATCGGTCGATTACCAGAAGCTGGATCGTCCCACGGTGATGCGTAACCAGGCGCTGGTGAATGGAGCTAACGCGGTTAAGGCGGAGCATATGCAGTCTGAAAACATGGATTATCTCGATATCCCTGCTTTCCTGCGTCGGCAGGCTGATTAA
- the ftsA gene encoding cell division protein FtsA: MKANGSGKMVVGLDIGTSKVVAIVGEMNADGRVEVVGIGSHPSRGMKKGVVVNIESTVQSIQRAVEEAELMAGCQIHSVYAGIAGNHIRSLNSHGIVAIRDREVTQADIDRVIDAAKAVAIPADQKILHVLPQEYVIDDQEGVKEPLGMSGVRLEAKVHLVTCAVNAAQNIEKCVRRCGLEVEDVILEQLASSHAVLTDDEKELGVCMVDLGGGTTDIAIFTEGSIRHTAVIPIAGDQVTNDIAMALRTPTKHAEELKIRYACALTQLAGAEETIQVPGVGERPPRNLSRQALAEVVEPRYDELFTLVQAELRRSGFEDLIPAGIVLTGGTAKMEGVVELAEEIFHKQVRLAVPQEVMGLSDVVRNPIYSTGVGLLLNGFQRQAEISFAVPQREAGESLVSRLKLWFQGNF, translated from the coding sequence ATGAAGGCTAATGGCAGCGGTAAAATGGTCGTAGGTCTGGATATTGGAACCTCCAAGGTCGTCGCTATAGTCGGGGAGATGAATGCGGATGGTCGCGTTGAGGTGGTGGGTATCGGCTCGCACCCCTCCCGGGGAATGAAAAAGGGCGTGGTGGTGAATATCGAGTCCACCGTGCAATCGATCCAACGCGCTGTAGAAGAAGCAGAGTTAATGGCAGGCTGCCAGATTCACTCTGTCTACGCAGGCATTGCCGGTAACCATATTCGCAGTCTCAACTCCCACGGCATCGTGGCTATTCGTGATCGTGAAGTCACCCAGGCCGATATTGATCGTGTGATTGATGCGGCCAAGGCGGTAGCCATCCCCGCCGACCAAAAGATTCTTCATGTGCTGCCACAGGAATACGTGATTGATGATCAGGAGGGGGTTAAGGAGCCGCTGGGCATGTCCGGTGTCCGCCTCGAAGCCAAGGTCCACCTGGTCACCTGTGCGGTTAATGCGGCGCAGAACATCGAAAAGTGCGTACGTCGTTGCGGTCTCGAGGTGGAGGATGTGATTCTTGAGCAGTTGGCCTCCAGTCATGCGGTGCTGACCGACGATGAAAAAGAGCTGGGTGTTTGCATGGTGGACCTCGGCGGTGGCACCACCGACATTGCGATCTTTACCGAAGGCTCGATTCGTCACACCGCGGTCATTCCCATCGCCGGTGATCAGGTGACCAACGATATCGCGATGGCGTTGCGTACACCCACCAAGCACGCCGAAGAACTCAAGATTCGTTATGCCTGTGCGCTCACCCAGTTGGCCGGTGCCGAAGAGACCATTCAGGTGCCCGGAGTGGGAGAGCGCCCGCCACGCAATCTCTCCCGCCAGGCACTGGCTGAAGTGGTTGAGCCGCGGTATGACGAACTCTTTACTCTGGTGCAGGCTGAACTGCGCCGCAGTGGCTTTGAAGACCTGATCCCTGCGGGGATCGTACTGACCGGTGGCACGGCCAAGATGGAAGGGGTGGTTGAGCTGGCCGAGGAGATATTTCACAAGCAGGTACGCCTGGCCGTACCACAAGAGGTAATGGGGTTATCCGATGTGGTACGTAACCCCATTTACTCAACTGGCGTTGGACTGTTACTCAATGGTTTCCAGCGCCAGGCAGAAATCAGTTTTGCTGTCCCCCAACGGGAGGCAGGAGAAAGCCTTGTAAGCCGGCTTAAGCTTTGGTTTCAAGGTAATTTTTAA
- a CDS encoding cell division protein FtsQ/DivIB, whose translation MQRVRDSKAKKGRPVGATTRGASRRQPSAERRWPQRLLRVGKLLGVVALVSTLVGGAGWFMVPTVAEVVNQPIVRVAVKGRLMHMPKEQVQVAMQPYLNSRFFTVDLDAMQADLLTLPWVQTVSLRRQWPGVIEISVTEQVPVARWQSGALLNSEGNSFVVENAADFVTLPHLIGPDSSEIEVMEQYQTLSNLLRPNGLNIRELRLTNRGSWELLTDDFVIMIGRSHVVDKIQRFVAVYDAALKDNGRPITKVDVRYLNGVAVAWGSQSDSHPLVSETVGTENYEG comes from the coding sequence ATGCAACGGGTTCGAGACAGCAAGGCGAAAAAGGGGCGACCGGTGGGAGCGACCACTCGTGGTGCCAGCCGTCGGCAGCCTTCCGCAGAGCGGCGCTGGCCGCAGCGTTTGCTGCGGGTCGGTAAGCTGTTGGGCGTCGTTGCGCTGGTTTCGACACTGGTCGGTGGTGCTGGCTGGTTTATGGTGCCCACCGTGGCTGAGGTGGTTAACCAACCGATCGTGCGGGTTGCCGTCAAGGGACGCCTGATGCACATGCCGAAGGAGCAGGTTCAGGTCGCCATGCAGCCCTACTTGAACTCACGCTTTTTTACCGTTGATCTGGATGCAATGCAGGCGGACTTACTGACGCTTCCCTGGGTGCAGACGGTGAGCCTGCGTCGCCAGTGGCCCGGTGTGATAGAGATTAGTGTTACTGAGCAGGTTCCGGTTGCCCGTTGGCAGAGCGGTGCGCTTCTTAATAGCGAAGGCAACAGCTTTGTGGTGGAAAATGCCGCCGATTTCGTTACCTTGCCGCACTTGATCGGGCCGGACTCCAGCGAGATCGAAGTAATGGAACAGTACCAAACGCTGAGCAACCTCCTGCGTCCAAACGGGCTCAATATCCGCGAGCTGCGTTTGACTAACCGGGGCAGCTGGGAGCTGCTTACCGATGACTTTGTCATCATGATTGGCCGCAGTCATGTGGTCGATAAAATCCAGCGATTTGTTGCGGTATATGATGCCGCATTGAAGGATAATGGGCGCCCGATCACGAAGGTCGATGTGCGCTATCTCAACGGTGTCGCGGTAGCCTGGGGCTCGCAAAGTGACAGCCATCCGTTGGTATCAGAAACAGTGGGAACAGAAAATTATGAAGGCTAA